The Sphingopyxis sp. YR583 DNA segment GCCGCCGAACTGGGCACCGGCACCGCGAAGAAGCTCCACATGATCGTACATCGCCATATCGATGATCGGCGCCAAACCAGACTCGGTGCTTATGGGCGCCCCACCGTCTATCTGTATGTTACTGACCCGAAAGCCGCGCGAGTAAAATGTATAATCGAGGCTCGTCGCGCCCTGCTCCAGCGTGATCCCGGGCAACTGACGCATTGCCGATGTCAGGTCGGTAACGTTGCGCTGCTCGAGCATCTCGTCGGTCAGCAGGCTGATCGACTGTGGGACGTCCTTGATGGCCTGCGGAGTCTTTGACCCAACGGTAAGCGCGCCCGAGGTAAAGCTTCCAGTTCCTTCGGTCGCGGTAATATCCCTGGATCCGTTGACACCGTTCACACCGACTGCCTGACCTTGGCGGCCGAAACCGGCGCCGCCCTGCGAGCCATCGATACGAACCACGTCGAGGACCCGATCCCCATCGCTTGCGTCCGCGGGGCGCTCGATCGCGATCGTATTGTTCCCGACGGACCGCCAAGTCAGCCCGGTTCCCGCGAGCATCCGCCCAAGCGCCTCCGTGCCGTTCATGCGGCCACTCACCGCGCTCGACCGCACGCCAGCACCCACCGCGCTGTCGACGACGAGCTGCATGCCGCCCTGCTCGGACAATTGCGCCGCCGCCGACGTCAGCGACTGGGCCGGCACATTGTAGGAGCGCACCTGCTCCGATTGCGCAAAAGCCGCCGGTGCGACCATCAGGGACAAGCTCGTGCCCCCCAACAGAGCCGCCGCAAATCTGAAATGCTTCGCCTTCGTCATGTTCATCATAGTCCCCCTCAGCCTCCGTTACAGAATTGCTTCATTTCTCGGACGGCCGGGCGCCGGATTCACCGCAATCGCGCCTGCAATTTTCTTTCACAAAGCGATTTGCCGATCATCTGCGGACGGTACGCGGGGCATAGAATGCCATATTCCAGAACCTCCGGCGCACGAAAAAGGCCGGCAGCGCGCGATGTGCTGCCGGCCCCTATCTTGTCTCCATTGCCTCGTTATCGGCGACGCTTCACCGCGAAGATGATCGGGATTTCCTTGATGATTGGATCGCCCGTCACCCGTTCGGGCGGCTTCGGAAAGGGCGACGCGCGCCGTAGCACCGCGAGCGCCTCGGCATCGACGAGCGCATAGCCGCGCGAGCTCTTGATCTTCGCATCGAGCAAGCGTCCGCTCCGATCGATCGTCACGATCACGCGGACGAGATCCTGCTGCCCCGCGGCCTGCGCCGCTGCCGGAAAACGCAGATTGCGCTGGATCGCCGCGAGCAGTTTCGCTTCCCAGTTCGGATCGGCGTTCGACGGGCTGTTCGACGTCAGCCCCTGCGCGGGCGCCTTGGGCGCGTCCTTCCGCTCAAGCTGCGGCGCGGCAGGCGGCGTGGTTTCCTCGGCGGGCTTTTCAGCCTGCTTTTCATTGGGTTTGACCTCTTCCTTCAGCGGCACCGCAACCTCGGGTTTCACGGCAAAGGCGAGCTTGGGCACGGGCGGGATTTTCAGATCCTCGACCACGGGCTTCGGCTGCGCCTTCACCTGCTCGGGCTGCGGCATCGCATCGACGGGCTCGGCGGGCGCCGACGGCAACGGCGCCATGTCGATCACCATCGCGGCCGCCGGCAGGCTCGGGGTCGCATTCGCAAAGCCGACGAATAGCGCCGCCGCGGCGCCCGCATGCACCGCCAGCGACACGCAGATGCCCGAAATTACTCGCTGCCGGTCGCTGTCGATCATTGTGCCGCGCCCTGTTCGAGCCCGACGAGCGCGACCTTGAGATAACCCGCCGCGCGCAGCTCGTTCATCAGCGCCATCAGGTCGCCATAGTTCACAACCTGGTCGGCGCGCAGGAAGATGCGGACATTGCGATCGCCCTTCGACGCCGCGTTCAGCCGCTCGGCGAGTTCTGCGCGCTCGATCCGGTCGTTGCCGAGGCTGAGCGACATATCCTCGCCAAGGCTGAGCACCACCGGGTCCTGGTTTTGCGGCTGCGCTTCGGCGGTCGAGACCGGCAGGTCGATCGGCACATTCACGGTTGCGAGCGGCGCCGCGACCATGAAGATGATCAGAAGCACGAGCATGACGTCGATGAACGGCGTCACATTGATGTCGTGATTGAGATCGAGCCCGTCATCGCTGTGCGAAAGCTTCATCGCCATAATCTGTCTCCCCGGCCCGGACCGTCAGGCCGCATGCGCGGGCCGGGCGCCGCCGGCGAGCTGGCGATCGACCTCATGGCTGACGAGGCAGGCGATATTGGTGGACACCTCGGAGAGCAGGCGGCGCTGGCCGGCGATGAAGCGTGCGACATGATTATACATGATGACCGCCGGGATCGCGGCGACGAGACCCATTGCGGTTGCGAGCAGGGCTTCGGCAATGCCGGGCGCGACAACCGCGAGATTGGTGGTGTTCGACTGCGAGATGCCGATGAAGCTGTTCATGATCCCCCAGACGGTCCCGAACAGCCCGACGAAGGGCGTGATCGCGCCGACCGTCGCGAGCACACTCGCGCCCTTCAGCATCTTCTCGATGGTGCCCGATTCGATGTTGAGGAGGCGTGCCGCCACGCGCTCCTTCATACCTTCCGCCGCCTCGACCGACCGGATTGCGCCCGCCTTGACGACTTCGCTGCGCACGGCCGCGAGCATTCGCACCGAAGCCGGGCTCTCGGGCTTGGGCGCGCGATCGAGATCGACGACGGTTTCGAGCATCGCGCAGTCGGCGCGCAGCTCGGCCCTGCCCTTTTTGAGCTCGAGCAGCTTCATGACCCAGATCGTCCAGGTCGCGACCGACGCGAGAAGAAGCAGAATCATCACGAACTGCACGACAGCGGTCGCATGCGCGAACATCTGCCAGTAGGTGATATTTTTCGGGACGACGAGCGTGCTGATCGACCCCGGCGCGGCGGCGAACGCGGCAGAAGGGACGAACAGTGAGGCGGCACCAGCCACCAGCACGCCAGCGCGCATCGGGCCCGCGCCGGCGCCGCGCTGGCGCGGGGTCAGAAGTGAAGTCAGCATCATAGGTCTCCCGGTCTGGTGTCCGGCGGCAGGCGCGCCCGGACCGAGCGCGCGCCACCACCGGAATTTTTTTCCGATTTCTGGACTGGGACGGACGGCGAAGCGCGCAGCCACAACGCGGACGAGAAAAATATTTCATCGGCGATTGCGGGTATCGCCCCGCTCCCTCGTTCTGGGGTCATGGAGCCTATGACCGGCGACGGACAGCCGCGCCTTTCGAACTTGGATGGCGCGGGCGGGAGACACGCGATGGACGCAATCGATATCCGGATCCTCGGGCTGATCCAGGAGGATGACAGCCGACCGCTCGCCGAGGTCGCCCGTATAGCGGGTCTCTCGCGCACCGGCTGCTGGCACCGCATCCGGCGCATGGAGGCCGAGGGCGTGATCCACCGCCGGGTTGCTCTGCTCGACGCGGCCCGGCTCGGCAAGGGCACGACCGCCTTTGTGACCCTGAAAACGCAGGACAAGAGCGACGCGCTGCTCGAGCGACTGCGCCGCGCCGCCGCCGCCATGCCGCAGGCGGTCGAGCTTCACCGGGTTACCGGCGGCGACTATCTGCTCAAGCTGAGGCTCCCGGGCGTCGACGCCTATGACGAGGTCTTTCGCAGTCTCGCGGCGCTCCTGCCCGACTGCCATATCTCGGCGACCTTCTCGATGGACGTCATCAAGGATACGACCGCGATCCCGCTGCCTTGAGCTTCGTTGGCGCCCGCTTGCGGCACGCGAAGCGCGCCAGGGCCAGACCCACGCCGCGCGCGAACGAAGACGATCGGTCCACCAAATCGAATGCCAAAAATGAGCAATGCATTGCCCACGAACCTATTTCGCGGTCAATGCATTGACCATCAGCCCTTGACTTTCAGCCCAATCCTGTCAAATGGTCACTCCATTGACCATGAAGAGCCTTTACGGTCAATGGAGTGACCATCATGCCCGCGACGAACAAAAGAAGCTATGCTCGCTACACGCTCGCCGCGGCGACGCTGCTCGGCCAGAATGTCGCGCTCGAGCGCCGGAACCGCAAGATGACCGCGCAGGATCTCGCCGACCGGCTCGGCATCACGCGCCACACGCTGCGCCGGATCGAACAGGGCGACCCCAAGGTCGAGCTCGGTCTTGCCTTCGAGGCGTGCACGCTGCTCGGCATCGCCTTGTTCGGCGGTGACCGTGGGCGGATCGAGCAGGAGATACGGACGGGAGCACGGCATCTTGCGCTGCTCCCGCAGGCCGCGCGTCCGCGCTCCGCCAAAGGCAATGACGATGATTTCTGATCTCGCACCGCCCCGCGAGGCCTATGTCTGGGTCTGGCTCCCCGGCGCGACCGAGCCGATCGTCGCGGGCCGGCTCGCGAGCGCGGGCGACGAGATCGATTTCATCTACGGCCGCTCCTACCGCGAGCGCACCGATGCGATTCCCCTCTATATGCCCGAGCTGCCGCTCGTCGCGGGACCGATCCGCCCCGAGCGCGGCCTCGTCATCGCCAATGCGATCCGTGACGCAGCGCCCGACGCCTGGGGCCGGCGGGTGATCCTCAACCGCCTGCTCGGCCGCGGCGCCGACCTCGACGCCGCGCAGCTCGATGAGTTGACCTTTCTCTTGTCGTCGGGCTCCGATCGTGCGGGCGCGCTCGACTTCCAGGCCTCGGCGCGCGACTATGTGCCGCGCGGCAGCGGAGGAACGCTGGACGAACTCATCCGCTCGGCCGAACGGGTGGAACATAATATCCCCCTCACCCCTGAGCTCGACCAGGCGCTGCACCATGGAAGCTCGATCGGCGGCGCGCGTCCCAAGGCGCTGATCACCGCGGGCGACACCAAATATATCGCCAAATTTTCGAGCGGGAACGACAGCTATAATGTCGTGAAAGGCGAATATGTCGCGATGCGCCTTGCCGCGATTGCCGGGATCGACGTCGCGCCGGTGCGGCTCGAACATGCCGCGGGCAAGGATATATTGCTCGTCGAGCGGTTCGACCGCGTCCACGAAGACGCCGGCTGGACCCGCCGCGCGATGGTCTCGGCGCTCACGATGCTTGGCCTCTCCGAGATGGAGGCGCGCTATGCGAGCTACCAGGATCTGGCCGAAGAGATCCGCCGCCGCTTCGCCGAGCCGCAGCGCATGCTCCACGAGCTGTTCGCGCGCATGATGTTCAACATCCTCGTCGGCAATGTCGACGACCATGCGCGCAATCATGCCGCCTTCTGGAACGGGCATGATCTGAGGCTCACCCCCGCCTACGACATTTGCCCGCAGGGGCGCGCGGGCGAGGAAGCGAGCCAGGCGATGCTGATCCATGACGATGTGCGCGCAAGCCAGCTTGGCGCGTGCATCGCCGCGGCGCCGCATTTTCACTTGAGCGAGGCGCGCGCGATCGAGATCGCCGACGCCCAGCTGCGCGTCATTGCCGAGAATTGGCGCGCGGTGTGCGACGAGGCGCAGCTTGGTGAAATCGACCGCCGCTATTTCTGGGGCCGTCAGTTCCTCAATCCCTACGCCTTCTACAGCCTGCCGCCTGCCGCCGCCGATCTCGAGCCGCGCGCGCGCGCCTGGCGCGAACAGATGAGTTGACCGCTCGCTGATAGAGGCAGAAACGAAGCTGCTGGCCGGGTCTTTCATCGCGCACGCGCACGGGCGATGAAAGACCCGGATCGGGCAGACCTGCGGACCGGGCGGCGCCCTACTGGATTCGCGCCCGGACGTAGAAGCGACGCAGCGCTGCCCGCTCTTCGGGCGATCCGCCGACCATCTGCCATGTGACCCGCACGAGATGTTCGCCATCGGCGACCGCGGTGTAGCTTTGTTCGATGGGGAGCGCCGCCTTGCCCGGAGCGCCCACCGCGACCTGCAGCCCGCGCGCCGAGGTGAGGCTGTAGCCGAAGACCTGCCCCGCGCGCAGCATGATCCGGTAGTCGCAATGCTGCGACGCAGGAAGTTGCCCCTCGAAGAGCAGGCCGCGGCTCTTGCTGCTGGTCGGCGACATCTTGCAGACGGGCGCAAGCACCGCGAGCGGGCCAAGGTCGGCGCTGATGCCGTCGAGCATCTGGGTGACCGCCGGCGGCTTTGCGATCGTCGCGCCCGGACTGCGGTACACGGTTGTCACGCCCTCGCGGCGAAGGCCGATCTCGAGTCTCTCGTGGCGCTGATCGATGATGAGATAGGCGCCGTCGCGGCCCGCGCCGGCGGCTCGTCCGGTGATCCAGAAGATGCCCTTCTTGTGCTGGAGGACATTGCTTTCGGCCATCAGCGCCATGAAGCTGTCATAGTCTTCCCCGGTGAGGTCGCGCAGATGCGGCGCAATCACGCTCGAGGTGAACAGGCCGGTCTCGGAGGGACGTTTGCCTCCGAGCCGGTCGAGCTGCGACCAGGGGCCGCCCACATCGCGCCCGGCGGCGGCAACGCTCGGGACCTCGGTCTTGGGTACGATCCAATAGGCGACGACGGCGCTTCCCGCGGTCAGCATGCCGATGATCGCGACATAGACGGCATAGCCGAGATTGTCGGACCCCGATTTTTGCGAGAGCGTCGCGCCGATCGCCGACGAGAAGCGGTTGACCCAGATGCGGACGGCGCGCTGTCCCGGTACCGAGGTGATGCCCTTGAAGAACCAGATGAAGGCGATGAAGCCGAGAACGGCGAGCACGAGCACGAAGCCGAGCGGGTTCGCGACCACCCAGTTGATGAAATCGACCGCGGTGTTCGGCGTCATCTTCGGGCAAGGCGTCGTGGTCGTCCGCATCGCGTCGCAGAGGATCGGCTGGATCTGCACGGCGCCGGCCCAGAGGGCGAAGGCCGAGAGGATCACGCCAACGAGGATGCCGAACAGCTGGAGCAGCGCGCCGCGGTTGGACTCATTAAGCGCGTCGAGCGCCTCGATCGAGGCGCGCACATGATTGAAATCGTAAAGGATGACGCCGTCCTGGGGCACCACCTCTTCCTCGGCACGCCGCGTGCGCCTGACGCGCGCGAGCAGCGACTGGAATGCGTCGGCATAGGCGAGCACGCCGAGCGCCTTCTTGTTGCTCGTCGGCGCGTCGGAATGGCGGAACTCGACGACGACCTTGGCAAGCCCCCGGAGCGTATCGATCCGCCAGCTGCTATCGTCAAAGACAAGCCCTTCGGTGTCGATCCGGTGGAGATCGAGAAGCTGATCGGTCTGCGGATCGTGATGATAATGGCGGTGCGTCAGGTCCTTGAGGCAGAAATAAATCTGCGACGGCAGGATTTGGGCAGCGAGCGTCTGGATGGCGGTCGGCGGCCGCACGCCGGTGTCGCGGCCGAGGAACATGTCCATGTCGAACCAGATGCGCAGTTCGCCGGTGCGAAACAGCGCGAAGTTCACGCGGTGACACGCGACTTGCCCGCGCTGCGCATCGGCGAGCGCGGCGACCCGTTCGGGCAGCGCGGCGGCGGCAGCCTCTTCCTCGGTTGTCTCGCAGGCGATGCCGGTGCCGATCGCATCGTCGATTTCGGAAAGCAGAGCGCTGCGCGCTGCGCTCGCCTGGTCGTCGCTGTCGCGCGGGAGGACGAGGACGGCGCCGACGAGCACGCCATGCGGCTCGCTGCGTTCTTCGAGCTTGCCGTCGAGCAGAAACGGCGTTCGGGCCGTCGCCGTGCGCGCCGCAATGACATAGTCGAGCGTGGCGGAGCGCCGGAAATGTCCGACGAGGCGGCCCGGCAGCGGGAAGTCCTCGGCCGAACGGCGGCGATGGATAACGATCGCGCGCCCGCCGTCGCGGCTGCGATGATTGAGCGCCTGCGCTTCGCCGCCGGCGCAGATCAGCCCGAAGGAAAGATGCCCCGATACGTTCGGAACCCAGCCGGCGTAGCTGTAAGGCGCATCGATCCAAGGATAGGTGCCCGTCTCGGGCAGATGAAAATTCGTTGCCACTGCCACCCGTCCCCCGACGCCCCCCGTCGGACGGTCAGATGAGCTCCGATGAGGGAGCGCGGGTCTGGCGGATGTGGACGAGTTCGCCGCCGCGGGCTTTCAGCTCGAGACCTTCAAGCTCGTGCATGGTGGCGCCTGCGGTCGTGGCCGGGAGGCTGCCTGCCGCCCAGTTGCGGACGCCGTACCGCTTGCGACGCAGCCGCTTGATTTCCTTCTTCCCGTTGCGCAGCGCGCCAAGGAAGAGGGTTCCAAGAATGACGGAAAGAAAACCGAAGAAAATGGCGAGGATGGTCAACGCGATCTGCATGGCAAAAGATCCAACGCTCCCTTCGCGCGAATGTTCCTCTGATTCGTGAAACGGCCCTTTAGAGGAAAGGGCATCCCAGCGCAAGCCACATCCTCGGCCCCGCCCTATAAGTCAAAGCGCTGCATGAGCCCCTTGCGGGCAACGCTCCGCCTTTTTCTACCCTGATATCAATAGATGAGTTCATCGATCCGTGCGGCACGATGTCCCGTTTCACTTTCCCGTTTCAGGACAAACGTGCGCGATTACTTGAGCGTTAAACAACTCGCAGAACCTTCGGTGCCGCGGCGCCCTCCACCATGGCAGGTCCGCCCGCACTCATTCTCCCCCGCCTCGCTTCGGGGCGGACCTCATCCCTCGAAACATTCACCGAAGAAAGAACCGCGCTCCCGGCAAGCCCGCCGCGGGGCGGCGTGGGTGCGGCAAGGCAGGGGCGGCCGCGCGCAGCGGCGGCCGGAACGGCGCAAGGCGCCGTTTGCCCGGCGACGCCGCGCGCCGCTGCCCCGCAAGGACAGCGCGCCGGGTGCGCAGCGCGGCCCGAACGACGCGCGATCCCTGGCGGCGGTTTCCGCCGCCAGAGTGCGCCCAACAGCTGCCGCGCTCCGGTCCGGAGCGCCGACAAGGCCGCGGCGCGGCCGTCCCGCCGGCACAGCCGGCGGGAGCAAGACCTCAACCGTTGAGGCGGTCCTTCACGGCCTTCGCCGCCGAGAAGCCGAGCTTCTTAGACGCCGCGATCTGGATCGTCGCGCCGGTCGAGGGATTACGGCCTTCGCGCGCGGCCGATTCCTTGACCTTGAACTTGCCGAAGCCGTTCACCGAGACTTCCTCGCCCTTGGCGGCGGCGTCGGCGATCGCGGCGAAGACGGCATCGACGGCCTTCTTGCCTTCGGCCTTCGAAAGACCGAGCGAGGCTGCAACGCTGTCCGAAAGTTCGGCGTGGTTCATATGGTATCTCCTGAGGCGCGCGGGGACATCCCGCGCGGCAGGGCATTTAGACAGCGCCGAGCCCCCTAGCCAGCGCCAAAAAAGACAGGCTGACGCCGGATCGCGTGGCCTGGCACCAAGCGTCGAGCCCGTTTACGAAGTTCGTCCGGAGCGGGGCGGATCATTTCCGCACCCTTATTCGTCCCAAGGATGATTATGACAAGTCGGGCACAGAACGAACGGGTGCGCGAGGGGGCAGTTCGATTTCCTCACCGCCTATGTCCGCAAAACGCGCGCGGATTGTGGCGGATAGACCGGAGGACGGCCGAGCGCCGGGCGCTAAAGCCGCTCGAAGGTTATTCCGCGCTTCTTTTTTCATCGAATGGCCTGCTCCGCCTTCTGACGCCTCAAACGATATTTGAACGCATCGTCGATATTCCGAATGGTCAGGATTGCCACGCCAAATCTCCGAATGCTCATTGCAATCATCGCCTGCAGAAGATTCCCCTCCGCGACCCCAATATTCCGCCCGCCGAGCGCGCGCGCCGGCGTCAGTCTCCTCACCGTCGCACGCGAAAAGCGGTTCCAACCGTTCCGTATCGCGATGCCCAAAAGCGGGTCAGCCCGCGCCGTCTGCGCTGCCTACAACATCTTGCGCAGCGACAGCTTGACGGTTCGCCCCAGCGGGTCGAGTTCGTCGCGCGTGAACCCTGCCGGGGTCTGCCCGTCCCGGTCGACGACGCGCACGCGCTGATCGAACAGATTGTCGACATCGAGCGCAAGACGCAGTCCCTTTGCCCAGGCGCCATCGTCAATCCGGCCCATATCGGCATAGAGACGAACGCCAACCTCGGTCTTCGACGAAAAATCGAGCCGCGTACCGGGGAGGCGGTCGACGCCGTCGCTGCGCGCCGTCGTCGGCGAGGCCCAGCGGCCTTCGAGCGCGAGCCCGCCGACACCGCGCAAGCTGAGCCGGGCACTGGCGGACAGGCTGTGCCGCGGCGCCCCTGCCCCCCCGTCGCCGCGGAGCCGGTCGAGCGGCGCGAGCCCGTCGCGCAGCACGATTTCGTCGGCGAGCTTCCAGCTATGGCTCAGACCGAAGGCAAGAGCGGTCTTCTGCCTGTTCCCCATTCCCCGCCTGCCGGCGGGGCCAGTGCGGCGCGCTTCGGTGGCATCATCGCCGCCGCCGTTCCCCCCGTCCCGCCCCGGATCGTCCCGCGCCGCATTGCCGCCAAGCCCGAGCGTCCAGCCGACATTCGTGGTCAAGGTTTCGCCAAGCGAACGGGCGATGTTGATCGGGCGCGCGTCGATGCGCTCGAGCCTGCCGTCGACCGCGCGTAAGAACCGCTCGGGATAGGCCGCTTCAACTGCGGCTGTCAGCGCCGGCAGCGCCCCGACCGCCCCGCGCTCCTCGCTCCGGCTATAGGCGAGCTGCGCGGTGAAACCTTCGAGGAAGGCCGGGCGCGCCATGAGCCGGATATCGATCGCCTCCGACACTGCATCGCCGAGCGCCGGGTTGCCGCCAGTCACGCGTATGACATCGACGCGCTCGCCGGCAACGAAGTCATAAACCCGGACATTGGGGGTTTCGACGAGCGGCGCATCGATCTGGTCGCGCTGCGGCGCCGAGGTCGAGCGGCGGAGCATCGCATTCACGCTCAGACCCTCGAGCGGCGCCCAGGCAATACCGGCATTGAGCCGCGTGCGCGCGGGCTCGCGCGCTGCGATCGTCCCGCCCGCGCCGAGCTGGAGCGCGATCGTCCCCAGCGCAGCAAGCGGCCCCTCCTCCCCCACGACAGGAAGACTGATCGACATCGTCCCGCTCGCGGTACTGCGCGCGACCGCGACGTCCGGCACCGGCCCGCCGATTTCGGTGTTCGTGCGATTGACTGCGCCGTCAGCGGACAGCGACAGATGCACCGGACCCGCGGGAAGCCGCGCGACGATCTTCGATGCGGCGAAAGTGACGGCGGCGTTATGGCTGAGGGTGCGGCGTGCGTCGACCAGCGGAGACAGCGAGCCCGCGACGAAGGGGTTTGCGGCTCCCGAATCGACCTTGGCTTGAAGCGCTGCGCGATCTGCGCCGAGTTCGATCCGCGAGCGCGAGAGCGTCAGATCGTACGAGCTACCCGCCGAGAGCTGCCAACCGCCGAGCGGCCCGGCAAGTGTTGCGGCGAGCGAGGTACCGAGACTGTCCTGCCGCCCGGTAAGCGGACGCGCGGCGGCATGATCGACGATTACGTCGCGCGAGAATGGCGACCAGCCATTATCCGCAGACAGGAGGAGGCTGGTGCCGGTGAGGCCGAGCAGGCTCTCGCTCGACGATGCCCGGATGTCGATGGCGAGCGACGCCTGGAAGCGGCCGAGCGGACGGGCCATATCGGCCGCAATAGAGAGCGAGTGAGCGCTTGGCAGGATCGTGCGATAGGCGCCCTCCCCGCCCGCATGTCCGTCCCCGACAGCCACGAAGTCGGCGAGCGCCGGCGCGCCTGCCAGCCCTGGCGGGACCGCCGCGGCGATCACCGGATATCCGGCGACGGCGCTGAGCGCGGGATCGATTTCGGCGCCGGAGACCGGAGCCCGCACGCGCGTGCCCACGGCGAGCGCGTCCTCCGCTAGCGGGATGTCGCGGGCGCTTTCGAGCAGCCGGTCGCTGCCGCGCGCCTCGATCCGCAGCGAGCCGCGCCGGGTGCCGGCGATCGAGACGCGCTGCACCGAGATGTCATAATTGCCGCCGCCGCCCTGCGTCGCTCCCGAAGCGCCTGCCTGGACGGTGCTGCTCGCGAAGCGCCGCTTGAGGATGATGTTCACCAGCTGGCGACCGGGCTCGAACCCGTAGATCGCCGCGGCCGCGGGCGGCAGCACCTCGATGCGTTCGATCGCCTCGGGTGGATAGGAGCCGATGCCCGCGCCGTCGACGCGCTCGCCGTTGACGAGGACCACGGGTTCGCTCGTACCGGTTCGCGGCCCCAGCGCCGAGAGGAGCTCGGCGATGCTGTCGGCGGCGTAGAGCTCGACCTCGGCCGCCGATATCTCGAAGTCGGGGGCGACGCGCGCGGCAGAGCGCGCCGTGGTCGGCGCGGTCACGACGATCTCGCCGTCCACAGCGGCGTCGTCGGCGCTTGCCGGCAGGTCCGCGGGCGCCCCGGCCCCTGCCGCCACCGGGCCCGTCGCGGCCGGATCCTCCTGCGCCACGGCAAAAGAGGGCACATTTACGGCTAGGGATGCGCCGAGCAGCAGCGCCGCGCGCAAGCCGCGCGAGCAAGGCAGAAGAGATGGATCAGCGGTCATCGAATATTCCTCCACCCCAAGGACGCACGGGACGGCCGGACCCGCACCGGCCCGGCACGGCCAGCGGGCTGGCAGGCGTTCAAGCGCGTCCCGCACGCGACGAACCGAACGCGGCAAGCCGGATATGACAAGGTGAATATCGTGAGCGGACACCGCCGCACCGCACCCAAGCCGCCGATGCCGTCCCGCCGTCGCTTCCATAATGAAGACCGGGGCGGCGGAGAGACTGGAGATGCGCCGCGAAGGCGCGTCCATCGCCGCTGTGTCACCGTCGCCGCTCCCGGGCGCGATCGCCGGGTCGCATTCCCGCGATCGAACAGCATCGCGTTATGAACGCAGTGGCCAGCGACAGTGGAGGAGCGATGGTCCGGCAGCAACAGGCGACCAGCGCGATCGCGACGCATCATTGTCGAGGATGATCATGGCGGGGATGCGTGCGCCGGCGGGATCCGACCGAGACGTAAATGCAGTCTCCCGCGCGGCGACACGCGAATGGGCGCACATGGCTGCGGCAAACCCGAGGATTTCCGCGACGTCTGCGCGGAGACTGGAACACCGCCACGCGAGCGAAGTTTCATGAGCAAGAGACAATATCTGGCGCAACTTTGCCGCGCTCCGTCGGTTGCTCGAAAAGCAGATCGAGACCGTAGAATGTTGCTCGAAAAGCAGATCGAGACCGTAGAATAATGACGCGCCACGGGAAAACCGGTGGCGCCGCGAAAGGAAGACCGAGCAAACGGGCGGTAGCCCGATCGATACCCGATGGCGCAGGGAGAGCGCGAAATTCGAACGAAGGCGGGTTCCCGATGGCAAGGCGCCGAAGCCGGGCACTCCCGGCACCCAAAACAGATCCCCGCCGCCCTTATCGGCAAACTGGGTCCGCTTCGCGGGCCCTTTTTCTTTCAAGCGCGCTTATTGCGGAGAAAAGGAAACGCCGCCTTCCTCAACCGAAAATTGCGCGCAGGCATTTGATGACCGGCCACTCTCGATATCCGCGCGCGGGGCGAAGAGGCAAATGCGAACTTCATCGGTGCGCCCATAGCCTATGTCCTTAGGACATAGGCTATGGGCG contains these protein-coding regions:
- the exbD gene encoding TonB system transport protein ExbD, yielding MAMKLSHSDDGLDLNHDINVTPFIDVMLVLLIIFMVAAPLATVNVPIDLPVSTAEAQPQNQDPVVLSLGEDMSLSLGNDRIERAELAERLNAASKGDRNVRIFLRADQVVNYGDLMALMNELRAAGYLKVALVGLEQGAAQ
- a CDS encoding helix-turn-helix transcriptional regulator gives rise to the protein MPATNKRSYARYTLAAATLLGQNVALERRNRKMTAQDLADRLGITRHTLRRIEQGDPKVELGLAFEACTLLGIALFGGDRGRIEQEIRTGARHLALLPQAARPRSAKGNDDDF
- a CDS encoding Lrp/AsnC family transcriptional regulator, which gives rise to MDAIDIRILGLIQEDDSRPLAEVARIAGLSRTGCWHRIRRMEAEGVIHRRVALLDAARLGKGTTAFVTLKTQDKSDALLERLRRAAAAMPQAVELHRVTGGDYLLKLRLPGVDAYDEVFRSLAALLPDCHISATFSMDVIKDTTAIPLP
- a CDS encoding type II toxin-antitoxin system HipA family toxin; this translates as MISDLAPPREAYVWVWLPGATEPIVAGRLASAGDEIDFIYGRSYRERTDAIPLYMPELPLVAGPIRPERGLVIANAIRDAAPDAWGRRVILNRLLGRGADLDAAQLDELTFLLSSGSDRAGALDFQASARDYVPRGSGGTLDELIRSAERVEHNIPLTPELDQALHHGSSIGGARPKALITAGDTKYIAKFSSGNDSYNVVKGEYVAMRLAAIAGIDVAPVRLEHAAGKDILLVERFDRVHEDAGWTRRAMVSALTMLGLSEMEARYASYQDLAEEIRRRFAEPQRMLHELFARMMFNILVGNVDDHARNHAAFWNGHDLRLTPAYDICPQGRAGEEASQAMLIHDDVRASQLGACIAAAPHFHLSEARAIEIADAQLRVIAENWRAVCDEAQLGEIDRRYFWGRQFLNPYAFYSLPPAAADLEPRARAWREQMS
- a CDS encoding TonB family protein → MIDSDRQRVISGICVSLAVHAGAAAALFVGFANATPSLPAAAMVIDMAPLPSAPAEPVDAMPQPEQVKAQPKPVVEDLKIPPVPKLAFAVKPEVAVPLKEEVKPNEKQAEKPAEETTPPAAPQLERKDAPKAPAQGLTSNSPSNADPNWEAKLLAAIQRNLRFPAAAQAAGQQDLVRVIVTIDRSGRLLDAKIKSSRGYALVDAEALAVLRRASPFPKPPERVTGDPIIKEIPIIFAVKRRR
- the exbB gene encoding tonB-system energizer ExbB, producing MLTSLLTPRQRGAGAGPMRAGVLVAGAASLFVPSAAFAAAPGSISTLVVPKNITYWQMFAHATAVVQFVMILLLLASVATWTIWVMKLLELKKGRAELRADCAMLETVVDLDRAPKPESPASVRMLAAVRSEVVKAGAIRSVEAAEGMKERVAARLLNIESGTIEKMLKGASVLATVGAITPFVGLFGTVWGIMNSFIGISQSNTTNLAVVAPGIAEALLATAMGLVAAIPAVIMYNHVARFIAGQRRLLSEVSTNIACLVSHEVDRQLAGGARPAHAA
- a CDS encoding HU family DNA-binding protein, which encodes MNHAELSDSVAASLGLSKAEGKKAVDAVFAAIADAAAKGEEVSVNGFGKFKVKESAAREGRNPSTGATIQIAASKKLGFSAAKAVKDRLNG